Proteins encoded within one genomic window of Streptomyces rubradiris:
- the carA gene encoding glutamine-hydrolyzing carbamoyl-phosphate synthase small subunit: MTTSTRGTARVPAVLVLEDGRTFRGRAYGAVGETFGEAVFSTGMTGYQETLTDPSYDRQIVVATAPQIGNTGWNDEDDESGRIWVSGYVVRDPARVPSNWRAKRSLDDELERQGVVGISGIDTRALTRHLRERGSMRAGIFSGTALDGASEAELLQRVQAQPQMKGASLYEEVATKEAYVVPAVGEKRFTVAAIDLGIKGMTPHRMAERGIEVHVLPATATADDVYAVEPDGVFFSNGPGDPATADGPVALMTAVLERKTPLFGICFGNQILGRALGFGTYKLKYGHRGINQPVQDRTTGKVEVTAHNHGFAVDAPLDKVSETKFGRAEVSHVCLNDNVVEGLQLLDQPAFSVQYHPEAAAGPHDAAYLFDRFVSLMEGQRA; this comes from the coding sequence ATGACGACCTCCACCAGGGGAACCGCGAGGGTTCCCGCCGTACTCGTCCTGGAGGACGGCCGCACCTTCCGCGGCCGCGCCTACGGGGCCGTGGGGGAGACCTTCGGCGAGGCCGTGTTCTCCACCGGCATGACCGGTTACCAGGAGACCCTCACCGACCCGTCGTACGACCGCCAGATCGTCGTCGCGACCGCCCCGCAGATCGGCAACACCGGCTGGAACGACGAGGACGACGAGTCGGGCCGCATCTGGGTCTCCGGCTACGTCGTGCGCGACCCCGCGCGCGTGCCGTCCAACTGGCGGGCCAAGCGCTCCCTGGACGACGAGCTGGAGCGCCAGGGCGTGGTCGGCATCTCCGGCATCGACACCCGCGCCCTCACCCGCCACCTGCGCGAGCGCGGCTCGATGCGGGCCGGCATCTTCTCCGGCACCGCGCTCGACGGCGCCTCCGAGGCGGAACTGCTCCAGCGCGTGCAGGCCCAGCCGCAGATGAAGGGCGCGAGCCTCTACGAGGAGGTCGCGACCAAGGAGGCGTACGTCGTCCCGGCCGTCGGCGAGAAGCGCTTCACCGTCGCCGCCATCGACCTCGGCATCAAGGGCATGACCCCGCACCGCATGGCCGAGCGCGGCATCGAGGTGCACGTCCTGCCCGCCACCGCCACCGCCGACGACGTCTACGCCGTCGAGCCGGACGGCGTGTTCTTCTCCAACGGCCCCGGCGACCCGGCGACCGCCGACGGCCCGGTGGCCCTGATGACCGCCGTCCTGGAGCGCAAGACGCCCCTGTTCGGCATCTGCTTCGGCAACCAGATCCTCGGCCGCGCCCTCGGCTTCGGCACCTACAAGCTGAAGTACGGCCACCGCGGCATCAACCAGCCGGTCCAGGACCGTACGACCGGCAAGGTCGAGGTCACCGCGCACAACCACGGCTTCGCCGTGGACGCGCCGCTCGACAAGGTCAGCGAGACGAAGTTCGGCCGCGCCGAGGTCTCGCACGTCTGCCTGAACGACAACGTCGTGGAGGGGCTCCAGCTGCTCGACCAGCCCGCCTTCTCCGTCCAGTACCACCCCGAAGCGGCAGCCGGTCCGCACGACGCCGCCTACCTGTTCGACCGCTTCGTTTCCCTGATGGAGGGCCAGCGTGCCTAA
- a CDS encoding dihydroorotase — MSKILIRGAKVLGGEPQDVLIDGETIAEVGTGLSAEGAEVVEAAGKVLLPGLVDLHTHLREPGREDSETVLTGTRAAASGGYTAVFAMANTFPVADTAGVVEQVWRLGREHGYCDVRPIGAVTVGLEGKKLAELGAMHESAAGVTVFSDDGKCVDDAVIMRRALEYVKAFDGVVAQHAQEPRLTEGAQMNEGVVSAELGLGGWPAVAEESIIARDVLLAEHVGSRVHICHLSTAGSVEIVRWAKSRGIRVTAEVTPHHLLLTDELVRTYNPVYKVNPPLRTERDVMALREALADGTIDIVATDHAPHPHEDKDCEWAAAAMGMVGLETALSVVQETMVDTGLLDWAGVADRMSVKPARIGQATGHGRPVSAGEPANLTLVDTAYRGPVDPAGFASRSRNTPYEGRELPGRVTHTWLRGKATLVDGKLT, encoded by the coding sequence ATGAGCAAGATCCTGATCCGTGGTGCGAAGGTGCTCGGCGGCGAGCCGCAGGACGTGCTGATCGACGGCGAGACCATCGCCGAGGTCGGCACGGGCCTGAGTGCCGAGGGCGCCGAGGTGGTCGAGGCCGCCGGTAAGGTGCTGCTGCCGGGCCTGGTCGACCTGCACACCCACCTGCGCGAGCCGGGCCGCGAGGACTCCGAGACCGTCCTCACCGGCACCCGCGCCGCGGCGAGCGGCGGCTACACGGCCGTCTTCGCCATGGCCAACACCTTCCCGGTCGCCGACACCGCCGGCGTGGTCGAGCAGGTCTGGCGGCTGGGCCGGGAGCACGGCTACTGCGACGTCCGGCCCATCGGCGCCGTCACCGTCGGCCTGGAGGGCAAGAAGCTCGCCGAGCTCGGCGCCATGCACGAGTCCGCCGCCGGCGTCACCGTCTTCTCCGACGACGGCAAGTGCGTGGACGACGCGGTGATCATGCGCCGCGCGCTGGAGTACGTGAAGGCCTTCGACGGCGTCGTCGCCCAGCACGCGCAGGAGCCCCGGCTCACCGAGGGCGCCCAGATGAACGAGGGCGTCGTCTCCGCCGAGCTGGGCCTGGGCGGCTGGCCCGCCGTCGCCGAGGAGTCGATCATCGCCCGGGACGTGCTGCTCGCCGAGCACGTCGGCTCCCGCGTCCACATCTGCCACCTGTCGACCGCCGGCAGCGTCGAGATCGTCCGCTGGGCCAAGTCCCGCGGCATCCGGGTCACCGCCGAGGTCACCCCGCACCACCTGCTGCTGACCGACGAGCTGGTGCGCACCTACAACCCCGTCTACAAGGTCAACCCGCCGCTGCGCACCGAGCGCGACGTCATGGCCCTGCGCGAGGCGCTCGCCGACGGCACGATCGACATCGTCGCCACCGACCACGCCCCGCACCCGCACGAGGACAAGGACTGCGAGTGGGCCGCCGCCGCCATGGGCATGGTCGGCCTGGAGACCGCGTTGTCAGTGGTCCAGGAGACCATGGTCGACACGGGCCTGCTGGACTGGGCCGGCGTCGCCGACCGGATGTCCGTCAAGCCCGCGCGGATCGGACAGGCCACCGGCCACGGCCGTCCCGTCTCGGCTGGTGAGCCCGCCAACCTCACGCTCGTGGACACGGCATACCGTGGCCCGGTGGACCCCGCGGGCTTCGCCTCGCGCAGCCGCAACACCCCCTACGAGGGCCGTGAGCTGCCGGGCCGTGTGACGCACACGTGGCTGCGGGGCAAGGCCACGCTCGTCGACGGGAAGCTCACGTGA
- a CDS encoding aspartate carbamoyltransferase catalytic subunit, whose translation MQRHLISAADLTRDDAVLILDTAEEMSRVADRPIKKLPTLRGRTVVNLFFEDSTRTRISFEAAEKRLSADVINFSAKGSSVSKGESLKDTAQTLEAMGVDAVVIRHGASGAPYRLANSGWIDAAVINAGDGTHQHPTQALLDAFTLRRRLVGRDAGLGQDLSGKRITIVGDVLHSRVARSNVDLLHTLGAEVTLVAPPTLVPVGVESWPCAVSYDLDSTLPKCDAVMMLRVQRERMNAAFFPTEREYSRRYGLDGDRMARLPEHAIVMHPGPMVRGMEITAEVADSGRCTAVEQVANGVSIRMAVLYLLLGGNEPAVTHSRTEEK comes from the coding sequence ATGCAGCGCCATCTCATCTCGGCCGCCGACCTCACCCGCGACGACGCCGTCCTGATCCTCGACACCGCCGAGGAGATGTCCCGGGTCGCCGACCGGCCGATCAAGAAGCTGCCGACCCTGCGCGGCCGGACGGTCGTCAACCTCTTCTTCGAGGACTCCACGCGGACGCGCATCTCCTTCGAGGCCGCCGAGAAGCGGCTGTCCGCGGACGTCATCAACTTCTCCGCCAAGGGCTCGTCGGTGTCCAAGGGCGAGTCCCTGAAGGACACCGCGCAGACCCTGGAGGCCATGGGGGTCGACGCCGTGGTCATCCGGCACGGCGCCTCCGGGGCCCCGTACCGGCTCGCCAACTCCGGCTGGATCGACGCGGCCGTCATCAACGCCGGCGACGGCACCCACCAGCACCCCACCCAGGCCCTGCTGGACGCCTTCACCCTGCGCCGCCGGCTGGTCGGCCGCGATGCCGGGCTCGGCCAGGACCTGTCCGGCAAGCGGATCACCATCGTCGGCGACGTCCTGCACAGCCGGGTCGCCCGCTCCAACGTCGACCTGCTGCACACCCTCGGCGCCGAGGTCACCCTGGTCGCCCCGCCCACCCTGGTGCCGGTCGGCGTCGAGTCCTGGCCGTGCGCGGTCTCCTACGACCTGGACAGCACCCTGCCCAAGTGCGACGCCGTGATGATGCTCCGCGTCCAGCGCGAACGCATGAACGCGGCCTTCTTCCCGACCGAGCGCGAGTACTCCCGGCGCTACGGCCTCGACGGCGACCGCATGGCCCGGCTGCCCGAGCACGCGATCGTGATGCACCCCGGCCCGATGGTCCGCGGCATGGAGATCACCGCCGAGGTCGCCGATTCCGGCCGCTGCACCGCCGTCGAACAGGTCGCCAACGGCGTCTCCATCCGGATGGCCGTCCTCTACCTGCTGCTCGGTGGCAACGAGCCCGCCGTCACCCACTCTCGTACCGAGGAGAAGTAA
- the pyrR gene encoding bifunctional pyr operon transcriptional regulator/uracil phosphoribosyltransferase PyrR has translation MDKHDTPVHPQASDARPVLEGPDIARVLTRIAHEIVERAKGADDVVLLGIPTRGVFLARRLAAKLAQITDREIPVGSLDITMYRDDLRMHPPRALARTEIPGDGIDGKLVVLVDDVLFSGRTIRAALDALNDIGRPRAVQLAVLVDRGHRELPIRADYVGKNLPTSLRETVKVQLAEEDGRDTVLLGAKPAAQ, from the coding sequence ATGGACAAGCACGACACGCCCGTGCATCCGCAAGCGTCCGATGCCCGGCCCGTGCTCGAAGGCCCCGACATCGCGCGGGTGCTGACCCGTATCGCCCACGAGATCGTCGAGCGCGCCAAGGGCGCCGACGACGTGGTGCTCCTCGGCATCCCGACCCGGGGCGTCTTCCTCGCCCGGCGGCTCGCCGCCAAGCTGGCGCAGATCACCGACCGCGAGATCCCGGTCGGCTCCCTCGACATCACCATGTACCGCGACGACCTGCGCATGCACCCGCCGCGTGCGCTGGCCCGCACCGAGATCCCCGGTGACGGCATCGACGGCAAGCTGGTCGTCCTCGTCGACGACGTGCTCTTCTCCGGCCGCACCATCCGCGCCGCCCTGGACGCCCTGAACGACATCGGGCGCCCCCGCGCGGTGCAGCTCGCGGTCCTGGTCGACCGAGGCCACCGCGAACTGCCGATCCGCGCCGACTACGTCGGCAAGAACCTCCCCACGTCGCTGCGGGAGACGGTCAAGGTCCAGCTCGCCGAGGAGGACGGTCGCGACACCGTGCTGCTCGGTGCGAAGCCGGCCGCCCAGTAG
- the bldD gene encoding transcriptional regulator BldD, with product MSSEYAKQLGAKLRAIRTQQGLSLHGVEEKSQGRWKAVVVGSYERGDRAVTVQRLAELADFYGVPVQELLPGTTPGGAAEPPPKLVLDLERLATVPAEKAGPLQRYAATIQSQRGDYNGKVLSIRQDDLRTLAVIYDQSPSVLTEQLISWGVLDADARRAVATHEEA from the coding sequence ATGTCCAGCGAATACGCCAAACAGCTCGGGGCCAAGCTCCGGGCCATCCGCACCCAGCAGGGCCTTTCCCTCCACGGTGTCGAGGAGAAGTCCCAGGGTCGCTGGAAGGCCGTGGTGGTGGGTTCGTACGAGCGCGGCGACCGTGCCGTGACCGTGCAGCGCCTTGCCGAGCTGGCCGATTTCTATGGCGTTCCGGTGCAGGAGCTCCTGCCGGGCACCACGCCGGGCGGCGCCGCCGAGCCGCCGCCGAAGCTGGTCCTGGACCTGGAGCGGCTGGCCACCGTGCCGGCCGAGAAGGCGGGCCCCCTGCAGCGCTACGCGGCGACGATCCAGTCCCAGCGCGGTGACTACAACGGCAAGGTGCTCTCCATCCGCCAGGACGATCTGCGCACACTCGCCGTCATCTACGACCAGTCGCCCTCGGTCCTCACCGAGCAGCTGATCAGCTGGGGCGTGCTGGACGCGGACGCGCGCCGCGCGGTGGCCACGCACGAAGAGGCGTGA
- the nusB gene encoding transcription antitermination factor NusB gives MAARNTARKRAFQILFEGDQRGADVLTVLADWVRLSRADTRQPPVSEYTMQLVEGYAEHARRIDELISQYAVGWTLDRMPVVDRNILRLGAYELIWVDETPDAVVLDEMVQLAKEFSTDESPSFVNGLLGRLKELKPSLRRDEA, from the coding sequence GTGGCTGCCCGCAACACGGCCCGCAAGCGCGCCTTCCAGATCCTCTTCGAGGGTGACCAGCGCGGCGCCGACGTCCTGACGGTCCTCGCGGACTGGGTCCGGCTCTCCCGGGCCGACACCCGGCAGCCCCCGGTCAGCGAGTACACGATGCAGCTGGTCGAGGGCTACGCGGAGCACGCGCGGCGGATCGACGAGCTGATCTCCCAGTACGCGGTGGGGTGGACGCTCGACCGGATGCCGGTCGTGGACCGCAACATCCTGCGGCTGGGCGCGTACGAGCTGATCTGGGTCGACGAGACCCCGGACGCCGTCGTCCTGGACGAGATGGTGCAGCTGGCGAAGGAGTTCTCCACCGACGAGTCTCCGTCGTTCGTCAACGGCCTGCTGGGCCGGCTGAAGGAACTCAAGCCGTCCCTGCGCCGGGACGAGGCGTAG
- the efp gene encoding elongation factor P has product MASTNDLKNGMVLKLEGGQLWSVVEFQHVKPGKGPAFVRTKLKNVLSGKVVDKTFNAGVKVETATVDKRDMQFSYMDGDYFVFMDMETYDQLMVDRKAVGDAANFLIEGFTATVAQHEGEVLFVELPAAVELTIEHTEPGVQGDRSTGGSKPARLETGYEIQVPLFITTGEKIKVDTRTGDYLGRVNS; this is encoded by the coding sequence GTGGCTTCCACGAACGACCTCAAGAACGGCATGGTGCTCAAGCTCGAAGGCGGCCAGCTCTGGTCCGTCGTCGAGTTCCAGCACGTCAAGCCTGGCAAGGGCCCGGCCTTCGTGCGCACCAAGCTCAAGAACGTGCTGTCCGGCAAGGTGGTCGACAAGACCTTCAACGCCGGCGTCAAGGTCGAGACGGCCACTGTCGACAAGCGCGACATGCAGTTCTCGTACATGGACGGGGACTACTTCGTCTTCATGGACATGGAGACCTACGACCAGCTGATGGTCGACCGCAAGGCCGTCGGCGACGCCGCGAACTTCCTCATCGAGGGCTTCACCGCCACCGTCGCCCAGCACGAGGGCGAGGTGCTCTTCGTGGAGCTGCCGGCCGCCGTCGAGCTGACCATCGAGCACACCGAGCCGGGTGTCCAGGGCGACCGCTCCACCGGTGGCAGCAAGCCCGCCAGGCTGGAGACCGGCTACGAGATCCAGGTCCCGCTCTTCATCACCACCGGTGAGAAGATCAAGGTCGACACCCGCACCGGCGACTACCTCGGCCGGGTGAACAGCTAA
- a CDS encoding aminopeptidase P family protein: MSEVYANRRSRLRDHVNAAGTAAALVTRPANVRYLAAAAPRGSVLLLGRGEDLLVCAGPPDDRPYEGRPDESVRPHVLPANGGDTAVAAAGLALAQGADSLAVEEHHLTVSRHRALASVAPGLRLTDLGGAVEQLRVVKDEEEISCLRIGAEIADQALGELLESILVGRTERHLALELERRLVDHGADGPAFPTSVATGPHAGRRGHRPTDRRVEEGDFLSVCLGATYRGYRCEIGRTFVIGTSPADWQIELYDLVFAAQRAGREFLAPGAACRDVDRAARQVLDSAGYAEALPPLTGHGVGLEIEEDPQLAPSAMGKLDACVPVTVEPGVHLPGRGGVRIDDTLVVRPEADGGPELLTITTKELLAL, from the coding sequence TCCGGCCAACGTCCGCTATCTCGCCGCCGCGGCCCCGCGGGGCTCCGTCCTGCTGCTCGGCAGGGGCGAGGACCTGCTGGTGTGCGCAGGCCCGCCGGACGACCGCCCCTACGAGGGCAGGCCGGACGAGAGCGTGCGCCCGCATGTCCTGCCGGCGAACGGCGGCGACACCGCCGTGGCCGCGGCCGGTCTCGCCCTGGCCCAGGGCGCCGACTCCCTGGCGGTCGAGGAACACCACCTCACCGTGTCCCGCCACCGCGCCCTCGCCTCGGTCGCCCCCGGGCTGCGCCTGACCGACCTCGGCGGGGCCGTCGAACAGCTCAGGGTGGTCAAGGACGAGGAGGAGATCTCCTGCCTGCGCATCGGCGCCGAGATCGCCGACCAGGCCCTCGGCGAGCTGCTGGAGTCCATCCTGGTCGGCCGCACCGAACGGCACCTCGCGCTGGAGCTGGAGCGGCGCCTGGTCGACCACGGCGCCGACGGCCCGGCCTTCCCCACCTCCGTGGCCACCGGGCCGCACGCCGGCCGCCGCGGTCACCGCCCCACCGACCGCCGCGTGGAGGAGGGCGACTTCCTCTCCGTGTGCCTGGGCGCCACCTACCGCGGCTACCGCTGCGAGATCGGCCGCACCTTCGTCATCGGCACCTCGCCGGCCGACTGGCAGATCGAGCTGTACGACCTCGTCTTCGCCGCCCAGCGCGCCGGACGGGAGTTCCTCGCGCCGGGCGCCGCCTGCCGCGACGTCGACCGCGCGGCACGTCAGGTGCTGGACTCGGCGGGCTATGCGGAAGCCCTGCCACCGCTGACCGGGCACGGGGTCGGACTCGAAATCGAGGAGGACCCGCAGTTGGCCCCCTCGGCCATGGGTAAACTGGACGCTTGCGTGCCGGTCACCGTCGAACCGGGGGTCCACCTCCCGGGCCGGGGCGGTGTCCGGATCGATGACACGCTCGTCGTGCGCCCCGAGGCGGACGGCGGACCCGAGCTACTCACCATCACGACCAAGGAGCTGCTCGCGCTGTAG